Proteins encoded in a region of the Triticum dicoccoides isolate Atlit2015 ecotype Zavitan chromosome 3A, WEW_v2.0, whole genome shotgun sequence genome:
- the LOC119269207 gene encoding serine/arginine repetitive matrix protein 1-like: MGCCFSKKRMKHPDGSAAVPRRYKPEDRDPPPPPSPEEEKVKEVLSETPSTKVAAEPKPVASVVAVEEQEVLKVKASVEPVPAVSDLGSCLSMATDERSEVASESSVATSSLAGPDRLPGKPARKRAVSGELGLVRRDRAVTAAYGVRSRSCRGSPSPPPRREPRDRSVRRSPSPAAKRASPEQHRAASPVESLQRKPPVPSRPCSRASPRRAREAPPPPQPEEDAVTTAGEESVAEPSAGADGQGDGDGEGKESLENPLVSMECFIFL; encoded by the coding sequence ATGGGCTGCTGCTTCAGCAAGAAGCGCATGAAGCATCCAGACGGCTCTGCTGCCGTCCCTCGCCGCTACAAGCCGGAGGACCGCGACCCCCCGCCCCCACCGTCTCCGGAGGAGGAGAAGGTCAAGGAGGTGCTCTCGGAGACGCCGAGCACTAAGGTGGCGGCCGAGCCTAAGCCCGTCGCCAGTGTAGTGGCTGTGGAGGAGCAAGAAGTGCTGAAGGTGAAGGCTAGTGTCGAGCCCGTCCCCGCGGTGAGCGATCTCGGGAGCTGCCTGTCCATGGCCACCGACGAGAGGTCCGAGGTGGCGTCCGAGTCGTCCGTCGCGACCAGCTCGCTGGCGGGGCCGGACCGGTTGCCGGGGAAGCCGGCCAGGAAGCGCGCTGTCTCCGGCGAGCTGGGGCTAGTCCGGCGCGACCGCGCTGTCACCGCCGCCTATGGCGTCCGGTCCCGCAGCTGTCGGGGCTCGCCGTCCCCTCCTCCGCGGCGGGAGCCACGGGATCGCTCCGTGCGGAGGTCGCCGTCGCCCGCGGCGAAGCGGGCGTCGCCGGAGCAGCATCGGGCCGCGAGCCCGGTCGAGTCCCTGCAGCGAAAGCCGCCCGTCCCGAGCAGGCCGTGCAGCCGCGCCTCGCCGCGGCGGGCTCGGGAGGCCCCTCCACCGCCGCAGCCGGAAGAGGACGCCGTCACCACGGCAGGCGAGGAAAGCGTCGCGGAGCCCAGTGCCGGTGCCGACGgccaaggcgacggcgacggcgagggaaAGGAGTCGCTGGAGAACCCGCTGGTGTCCATGGAGTGCTTCATCTTCCTCTGA